Genomic DNA from Salinibacterium sp. NK8237:
TAGTGGTCATGAGGGTTTTCCTTTCCTAGGCAACAAGTGTTGAAGGTGGCGAAGTGACGCTGGTGCGCGCTCCAGTGGCGTCGATAGCATCGGCACCCACCTGGGTAACCCAACTGCGGAGAACCGCGCGATGTTCGGCGGCCTTGTGCGGCTCTTCAAGGGACCGCGCAGAGAGCAAACCAAGGATGCGCAACGGTTCGCGCCGGCGCAGATACGTGGATGTGAGGAGCGACGGTCCCGCTTGAGTTGCGAGCGCGGCGAGCGCGCTAGGGCTGACGCGCATCGGGTCGATCAAGTGGGTGACGGTCGCGCCCTGAAACGCCTTCATCGGCCTACGGGTGCAGACCTCCACGATGCGCTCCATCATCCCTGAGCTGATTGTCATGAATTCGCCGGCCTGTCCCGCGCTCTCGACGTCGTGTCGCTCCTGCCACGCCTGACCTAGGTCGTCCCAAGGACCGGCGCCAAACCAACTGCGGCACATAGCGACGTTGAATGCCACGCGCGCCGCGGGGAACGGATGGGGGTCGCCCGGTCGGATGTGGAAGACCTCGCGAGTGCTGCCGTCCACCACGTTGGCGAGTGCCGCGACTGACGACCAGCCGCTCTGCGCCCACGCGTGGACGTCAGCCGCGATCTCGCTCGACCACGACGCCCACATCAGCGCGACGTTGCGGGACGCTGGGGACAGCTCGCGCTCGAGCGCCTCGGCCAGCTCGGCCTTCCACCCGATTTGGTGAGATACCTGGTGTCCTGTCTCGTGGAACAGGGCCGTAGGGTGCGACAAATTGTGCCGGGTGAGTTTGATGGCCGCGGCCGGTGAGGGGTGCGCGTGGTCCCACAATTGGACATCGGCCCGCAGCACGCTCGCTCCCTTGCCGATCGCGGCGTAGACGAGTGCCGGGATGGGCTCGTGCCCGAGCGGGAGCAGAGCCGCAGCCATGGAGTCGGTCGCGAGCGTGTCGTAGCCGCGCAGCAACGATCCCATTGTGGGATTGGATCGCGAGTTGATCGCGGTGCTATAGAAGTCGAGGATCGTCTCCGCGCGCAGGTAACGCGATCGCAGCCGGAGTAGGCGGCGCCTCACCTCGTGTGGTTCGCCGCCGGCATCGTGCCAGCGCATGAGGTCGGCTCCCTCTGAACGCAGTTCCGCGACCATGGCGTGCATGCGGTCTCTCAACTTGCGGCTCAGATAACTTTCGAGCGATCGCCAGCCCTCGGGAGAAGCCGCTGTGTCCAGATCATAGAGAGCGTCGATGGCGAGCGACCAGTGGGCGATTTCTGCGGCGAGCTGGCGCTTTGTTGCTGCACTAGGCACGGTGGTACCCCGCTTTGATCGATAACGTGGGCTCCGCGGGCGACGCGGCGATCAGCGCCGCCTTGTCGGCGAAGCGGAACGTCACCATGAGCGTCACTCCGGAGGCCGCGTCCTTGGCGGCGGCACTGAGCGTCGAGGCCATCCCCGGGAGCTGTTTCGAGAACGCCGTCATCGCCCCAGAAACTAGAATTCCCGCCAATTTCTTGGTGGATCCTTCCGGCATCATGATCTGGCGGCGTTTGGTCATGTGGACGAGCCGCGCCGCGAGCGCGTCGGTCAGAGTCTCGCCGAACACCGACCTCGCGACCTTCACCACCTCGGTAAGTTGACGTGCGTCGAGCATGCGCGCCATGCGATGGGCGTTTCCTTCGCCCACGCGCAGCAGGAGGCGGATCTCAGGTCGTGGCGACGTGAGGTCGAGTCGAACCGAGAACGGGGAACGCTTGCGCAGCCGCTTGCCCGCAACTTTGATCCGGAAAACCCTGCGCGGCGACCCGCGCCCGCGGGCGTTGCTGCCGAGGCGCCGGTTGCGAGCCAGCATCCCGGCGACTTCCTCGGAAAAATCGTCGAACTCGTCGACGGTCGAGGCTTCACCGTCTGACTCGTACTCCGTGAGGTGGCCCACCTCACCACCTGGCAGGAACTCATACAGTTCCAGTTCGCCCTCAGCGGGCCACTCCTCGACCCCTGCCTCGAGCATCCGCGACTCCAGAGTCTCTCCGTTGGTGAATCGCACCGACTGCGCGAGCGACTTATGCACCCGAAGCGGGATCACCCGACTGAACTTCTTGTAGCGAAACACTGGCGCGGTTGCCCGTGGCATCGACACCCACACTCCGCCCTCAGCCGACGGGTCCACGAACTCAGGGCGCAGGAGCGCAGCGGGTATGTGTTGCGCGGCCGCCTCCGCGAAAGCGGCCTGTACCTCACCCTCTAGCAGCCGGTCGTCGTCAAGGACAGACTCGTCGAGGGTCGCGACATGGGCCACGGCCGCCTCTGCTGCCGCGACGAGGGCGGATGTTCCGAGCGTGGGGTCGTTGGCGGCAGACTCGGCCTCGAAGCCGATGAGTTTCAACCCCGAATCCGCGATGTAGCGCGACAGGAGTTTTGCGGCCTGCGACCCGACCAGCGGAGCCATGACGACGGAGAGAGCCTTGGCGACCACGCCGACCACCCGCTTACGGCCCACGATCTTGACGCCGATCTTGAGGAGCGGCATAACGGCGGGCAAGAACTGCTCCATCTCTGCCAGCGGCGTCTGACCGCTCTCCATTTCTGCGAGCTGATGCGCGAGGCGGTCGCGGGCTCGGTCGAGCGTTGCGACGTCAGCCTCATAGGCGTCGCCACCGGGTGCACCCTCATATTCGGATTCGTGTTCAAAGTCGCCCTCGGTGTTGAACGCTGGGGCGAAGAGTTCGCCCGCGACGTCGAGGTCGAACGCCTCGGCCTCGGTGAGCTCGCTGACCTCAGTCTTGATCCCCAACCTCTTGGCCACACGGACCGCGACGGCACGCAATGGTGGTGGCAGTTTGCCGAGCACGCGGCGCAAGACACGCTTGAGTAGCGGGCGCACCGCCTTTTTGATGGCGGCGAAGATGCGCTTGAGCGGGTTCAAATTGCCGATGAACTTCACGCCCTTCTTGATGGCCTTCTTGGCGAAACTCACCACCTTCTTGAACTTGCGCCGCAGGGCCTTGAAAAAGAGTTCTTGAGAGTCGAGCGGATTGCCAGCGTTGTCCTCGTATTCGGCGGCACCGAACAACTCGTTTTCGAGTTCAAGTTCTGAAAACCATTCGAGTGACTGTCCGTCGTGTTCGCGCTCCAGCTCATCGATCATGTATTCCGCCTCGGAGACGATGGACTCCATCCACTGCTCCACGTCGCTCTGCGCAAGTGCAGAGCCGCCCTCGGCCTCGCGCCAACCAGACATCGCGTTGAGATGGCGCCGTGCAGCTTCATTCACCAGACTGTCGACGGCAGCCGAGAACTGTTCATCCTCCATCTCGCTCGCGAGATCTTCGAGTGCCTGACCCTCCCACTCCTCCTCGGTGAGCGTCGCGAAACTCTCCGCGAACGGTGAGGTCATAGGGGATTCCGGCTGCAGGGGCTCGGTGCCTGCCTCGAGGAGCTGATTCGGCTCAACTAGCGGTGTAAATGCGGGTGGGTAGGACTCGCTCGTCATGCCGTACGTGCCGTGAACCGTTTCCATCATTGCTCCCAACGACCGCTGAAGTGGACTGCTGCGAGACCCACGATGAACCCTGAAGTGTTACCGCTGCGTGATGGCAGCGTCACCGTTGCGACATTTCTTGACGACGCAGCCACCGCTCCACTTGGGTGGCTGCCTCCGGAACAGTGGTGGCGTAGAAGACTTCGTCGGCGTAATCGCCCACGGTAGTGATTTTCACCCGCAGTGCCCGCTCCGGGCCTCCCTCGAGCCACACCGCAATGAAGAGCATGGCGTCGTGTGGTTGTGCCTCATCCATAGCGTCGATGGTGATCGCGGGACCATCACCGCGTCATCACCGTTGCATCTCCGCGCTCGACAGCGCTCGGTGACAGTGCGGTGACGCAATCGACGCAAACTAGGACAAACAGTCATAAAGTGGAGATCCAGCCGCGAGCGGTGGGCACGCGATTGATGACCCGTGGAGGGGCCGACGATGACCGTGGAGAGTGGGACATGGGCGCGCTAAGTGGGACGCACCTCACGTTGTTAAATGGGTTCGCTGTAACCCAGGACGGGAGGCCACGCCCGATTCCGGCCAGTGCGACGCGGCTCGTCGCCTACCTTGGACTGCAGCATCAGCCGGTGCCACGATCGCGCGCCGCGGGTGTGCTCTGGCCCAATTCGTCTCAGGATCACGCATTCGCCTGCTTGAGATCTACGCTGTGGCGACTGCGCAAGGTGCTCCCCGAACTCATCCAGGGCGAGGCCGAGATGCTATGGATCGGGGCTGAGGTGGAGGCCGACGTCGACCTCGTCCTTCGTGTTGCCGACACACTCGCGTCTGGTCACGACCCCGACGAAGGCGTGGTGGTGCCGCTGGGCTGGTTTGCGCACGAGCTCCTGCCCGACTGGGACGACGACTGGGTGTACATCGAGCGTGAACATTTTCGGATGACGGCGCTGCACGCTCTTGAGCAGATGTCCGCGTCGTACCGTCGCAAGGGTCAGTTTGCGCAGGCGATCGAGTCTGCACTTGCCGCGATCGCGGTGGAGCCGATGCGCGAGAGCCCACGCAGGGCGCTCGTCGCCGCATTCCTCGCCGAGGGCAACATCTCCGACGCGCTGGCCCACGTCAAGCACTACACAGCGATTCTGGATACCGAACTCGGGGTCGCCCCTTCCGCGCAACTTACGGGGCTGGTGGCAAACCTAGGCCTTGCTAGGGCATCAGCGCGACGGTAGGACGCACGCCGACCGACGCTCCTTTTCTCCGCAACGATCCTCGGAAAGCTTCGAGCCGCGTGCCTGCGAATAGGAAACGTGCTCGATGCACTGACTTGGTTTGGTCGACGTGCTTCAGGGGCGGCTACCCAGAACGTGTGAAGACCAGTCTCTCTTTGAAGACTTCTCCCAGGCCAGGACCAATCCCAGCCGAGTTTCCGAGCCGGTTCACGGAGCATCCGTCTCTTCAGTTCGCGGATGTCACCCCACCGACCTCTACCGCCAGTTCTGCGCGCCGTTCAACCTACGTTTTCAACTGGTAGTTCAGATTCATTCGCCGCTGAGTGCGGACATGGAGCGCGACGCGTGGGCTGCGGTATCGATGCACAACCGCCCATCAGCGGGTCGGGCGCTTCCGTTCGAAGAAGCACCCGCGCCGCTGACTAAGTTTTAGTCCTTGCGCTTGCCGGCGGCCTTGTCTTTCTTGTCAGCGCGCTTCTCTTTGAGAGACTTGCTGGCTACAGTCTTGCCGGATGATTTCTTGGGTGATTTATCGGCCATGACGTTGTCCTCCTGTGAGCCGAGTGGCTCGTGCCCCGAGCGTACCCGCTAACGCTCGTGACGGGCGAGTCGGCGTAGGCCTTCGTCAATACTCACGGCGGGCGACCAGTCGAGCGCCTCGCGGATGTCGCGCTGATCGAACCAGTGTGCCGTCGACAGCTGCTCGGCTAGGAAGCGCGTCATGGGAGGCTCGTCCGCTCCGGGGCGCACTGCCCACACCCGTTCAACGAGAGAGCCTGCGGTGCGTCCAACGGCGGCCGGGATACTCCAGCGCGGAGGCTGAACCCCCGAAGCGAGGCAGATGCCCGCCAAGATGTCAGCAACCGGGCGAGGTTCACCATTAGTCAGAACGTAGGCCTTGCCGTGGGCGACGTCGGCGCGGTGCAGGGCGGCGACGATTCCGGATGCGGCGTTGTCGACGTAGGTCGTGTCGATGAGGGCGGTGCCGCCATTGAGTAGCGGCAGGCGTCCACGGCGAGCTCGGTCGACGATGCGGCCGACGAGCTGCGTGTCGCCAGGACCCCAAACGAGGTGCGGCCGGATGGCAACCACGCGCATCCGGTCGGAATCGCTGGCGAGAGCGAGCAGTTCGGCTTGCGCCTTTGTTCGCGCGTATTCGCTGCGCGCGTGTTCGGGTGACGCAGGCTCGGCACCAACGCCGGCTAACGCGGAGCCCGAGTGCGCGACCGAGGGCGATGACACCTGCACGAAGCGAGGAACACCCGCTGCTTCGGCCGCGGCGAGCACGAGCTGGGTTCCCTCGACGTTGACCGCGTGAAAGGCGTGCGGGTCGCCGGCGAGCGATACTTTCGCGGCGAGGTGGATGACGCCTTCGACGCCTTCCATCGCAGTCGCGACGTTCTCCGGGTCAGTAATCGAACCGAGGAAGTCGGTGACACCGTCGACACCAGAAGGCCGTCGTTGCAGCGTGCGCACGTCGTGCCCCGCGGCGACTGCTTCTGCGGCAACCGCGCGACCGAGAAATCCGGATGCACCGGTGACGAGCACGATCACGGTGCGGTCGGCTTTCCGCCAGCGAGAAGACGCTCTGCCCACCCAGAAAGCCGCGAGCGGTCGATCTTGGAGTTGTGACGGATGTCCGTCGGAAGCTGAGGAACGACGAGCACGGCGACCAGAGGAAGCGCGGTGCTCGCGCGCACTGCTGCTGTCAGCTCGGGGCTGGCAAGGCCGGGGCGCTTGGCCGCGGGAATGGTTTCGACGACCGCGACGGCCTGGCGCAATCCGTGTGGACCAACTCCAACCACGGCGGCACGGCGAACGGCCGAGACAACTTCAACGTCTTGTTCCGCGCCAACCGGAGCAACCGGCCCCGTCGCGCTCACAATCACGTGGGGGAGTCGGCCTTCGACCCAGAGGCGGCCGGTCTCGTCGAGGTGACCGACGTCGCCTGTGCGATGCCAGCGTGCGGGCGGGCTAGCCGGAACGTTCGTTGAGTCACGTGCCTCGTCAGTATCCGGAGTCGCAGCGTCAGTAGACGTAACAGTGGACCCATCCGCGGAGACGGCGGAAGCGGCATCCGTCTCGACCGAAGTCTCACGAGCAGCGGCGCGATCGGTGAGCCACAGGCGATCGTAGTGATCCTTGAGGTGCGGCGCTGAGACGATGATCTCGCCAAGAACCCCGGGCTCAGTGCTCGGTGTTCCGGTCGCGGCGCCGTCGGAGTCGAGCGCGCTGATGCGAATGAGGTTCTCGCCGATCGGTGTTCCCACGCACACGCCAGTATGCGCACCACCGGCGGCGGCACGGATGCCGTCGAGCGTGATGTCCGTCACCAAGAGACATTCGGTCATGCCGTACGGGGAGTGCGGTGTTGCGTTCGGCATGATGGTGGCTGCCGAGGCGAGCAGTTCTGCGCCGATCGGTGCCCCAGTTGAGAGGAAGGTGTGCACGCGCTCGAGTTCGCTGCGGTCGTGATCGGTGAGATCTCCCGCGGTTGCCACGACATTGAGGATCGAGGCGGGGGAGAGGAACACCATGCTGCCCCCGGATGCTTCCACTGCGGCCGCGACAGCGCGGGCGGTGAGAGTGCGGGGAGACGAGACATCCATCGCAGGGGTCACGGATCGCGTGCCGAGTGCCGGACCCAGCAGGGCAAACGGAGCGAATCCGGTTACGAGCCCGGTGTCGGCGGTGACTTCGAAGTGGCGCGCAAGCACGTCCCGCAGAGCAGAAAGCTGGCCGTGACGGTAGACCACACCC
This window encodes:
- a CDS encoding BTAD domain-containing putative transcriptional regulator — its product is MPRSRAAGVLWPNSSQDHAFACLRSTLWRLRKVLPELIQGEAEMLWIGAEVEADVDLVLRVADTLASGHDPDEGVVVPLGWFAHELLPDWDDDWVYIEREHFRMTALHALEQMSASYRRKGQFAQAIESALAAIAVEPMRESPRRALVAAFLAEGNISDALAHVKHYTAILDTELGVAPSAQLTGLVANLGLARASARR
- a CDS encoding NAD-dependent epimerase/dehydratase family protein, which translates into the protein MIVLVTGASGFLGRAVAAEAVAAGHDVRTLQRRPSGVDGVTDFLGSITDPENVATAMEGVEGVIHLAAKVSLAGDPHAFHAVNVEGTQLVLAAAEAAGVPRFVQVSSPSVAHSGSALAGVGAEPASPEHARSEYARTKAQAELLALASDSDRMRVVAIRPHLVWGPGDTQLVGRIVDRARRGRLPLLNGGTALIDTTYVDNAASGIVAALHRADVAHGKAYVLTNGEPRPVADILAGICLASGVQPPRWSIPAAVGRTAGSLVERVWAVRPGADEPPMTRFLAEQLSTAHWFDQRDIREALDWSPAVSIDEGLRRLARHER